In Candidatus Zixiibacteriota bacterium, the DNA window TGGGGAATGACCATCGATCTTAATGTCTGCACCGGATGCAATGCCTGCACCATCGCCTGCCAGAGCGAAAATAACATACCGATTGTCGGGAAGGAGCAGGTGCGCCGCGGCCGGGAGATGCACTGGATACGCAATGACCGGTACTTCACCGGCGAAACCGATAATCCCGAAGTGGTGCATCAGCCGGTCACCTGCCAGCACTGCGAAAATGCGCCGTGCGAACAGGTCTGCCCGGTGGCGGCGACATCGCATGACCGCGAAGGCCTTAACGTCATGACTTACAATCGCTGCATCGGCACCCGTTACTGCTCCAATAATTGTCCCTATAAGGTGCGGCGATTTAATTTCTTCAATTACACCGGCAGTATGGCGGAGACTCTGAAAATGGCGCAGAACCCCGATGTCACAGTGCGTTCCCGCGGCGTGATGGAAAAATGCACCTTCTGCATCCAGAGAATCAGCCGCGCCCGGATTGCCGCTAAAAAAGAGAGCCGGACTATTCGCGACGGGGAAGTCGTCACTGCCTGCCAGCAGGGATGTCCGGCCGATGCTATCGTGTTTGGAAATATTAATGACCCGAACAGTCGCGTTTCGCAGATAAAGCAGCAAAACCGCAACTATGCGTTGCTGGCGGAACTGAATACCCAGCCGCGCAATACCTATCTGGCAAAGGTGCGCAACCCGCATCCGGAGCTGGAGCATTATAAACCGACCAGTTCTTAATCGGTGAAGTGATGAGTACAACCGCGAAAGATACCAAAGCGCTTGAAAATCCCGGGACGCAGTTGATAACCGGCAATCAGTCTTTCCACTCCGTCACGGAAAAGATTAGCGGCATTGTGGAAGCCAAAGTCTCGCCATACTGGTATCTGGCAATAACGATTTCATCGCTTCTGGCGCTGGTCTTTTTCGGCTCTATTGGTTATCTGGTCTGGGAAGGTATCGGAATCTGGGGGGTCAATATTCCGGTCGGCTGGGGATTTGCCATCATCAATTTTGTCTTCTGGGTCGGGATAGGACATGCCGGCACCTTGATTTCGGCAATTCTGTTTTTGATGCGTCAGCGCTGGAGAACCTCCATCAATCGCTTTGCCGAAGCCATGACTCTCTTTGCCATTACCTGCGCCTTGATATTCCCGGGAATACATGTCGGTCGCCTCTGGGTGGCGTACTGGATGTTTCCCGTGCCAAATCAGATGGGCATGTGGCCTAATTTCCGCAGCCCGCTCTTGTGGGATGTTTTTGCCGTCAGCACTTATTTTACCGCCTCGCTCCTTTTCTGGTACACCGGGCTGATTCCCGACTTTGCCACCCTGCGCGACCGTGCCAAAACTAAATGGAGAAAAATAATCATGGGAATTCTGGCGCTGGGTTGGCGCGGCGGCAACCGTCAATGGAAACATTATGAACTGGCTTACTTAATTCTTGCCGGAATCTCCACTCCGCTGGTTCTCTCCGTCCATAGCGTAGTGAGCACCGATTTCGCTGTCAGTCTCGTACCGGGATGGCACACCACCATCTTTCCACCCTACTTTGTCGCCGGCGCTATCTTCTCCGGATTTGCCATGGTAATGACGCTGGGCATTCTGGCGCGGAAAATTTTTGGGCTGGAGCATTTTATTACCGTCAATCATCTCGACAAGATGAGCAAAATAATGCTGGTGACCGGCATGATGGTCGGCTACGCCTATATGATGGAGTTTTTCATCGCCTGGTACAGCGGCAATGAGTATGAAATCTTCACT includes these proteins:
- the nrfD gene encoding NrfD/PsrC family molybdoenzyme membrane anchor subunit; this translates as MSTTAKDTKALENPGTQLITGNQSFHSVTEKISGIVEAKVSPYWYLAITISSLLALVFFGSIGYLVWEGIGIWGVNIPVGWGFAIINFVFWVGIGHAGTLISAILFLMRQRWRTSINRFAEAMTLFAITCALIFPGIHVGRLWVAYWMFPVPNQMGMWPNFRSPLLWDVFAVSTYFTASLLFWYTGLIPDFATLRDRAKTKWRKIIMGILALGWRGGNRQWKHYELAYLILAGISTPLVLSVHSVVSTDFAVSLVPGWHTTIFPPYFVAGAIFSGFAMVMTLGILARKIFGLEHFITVNHLDKMSKIMLVTGMMVGYAYMMEFFIAWYSGNEYEIFTFLNRAFGPYAWAYWTMITCNVLVPQLFWFKKIRNSISALFVISILINVGMWFERFVIVVTSLSRDFLPANWDYYRPTFWDIATFVGSFGLFLTLFLLFVRFVPIISMAEVKGVLPQADPHHASEEQIKNENHAR